In Lemur catta isolate mLemCat1 chromosome 1, mLemCat1.pri, whole genome shotgun sequence, one DNA window encodes the following:
- the LOC123637902 gene encoding olfactory receptor 10H2, whose amino-acid sequence MLGPNRTSTSEFILVGFSTFPQQLLPVFFLLFLLMYLFTLLGNLLITATVWSERSLHTPMYLFLCALSVSEVLYTVAVIPRVLADLLSAHRSITLPACAGQMFSSFTFGFTHSFLLTVMGYDRYVAICHPLCYHVLTSPRGCACLVGWSWAGGSVMGMVVTTAIFQLSFCGPNEIQHFFCHVPPLLKLACGNNVPAVALGVGLVCITALLGCFLLILLSYAFIVASILKIPSAEGRHKAFSTCASHLIVVIVHYGFASVIYLKPKGPHSQEGDTLMATTYTVLTPFLSPIIFSLRNKELKVALKKTFLSKLHSSGT is encoded by the coding sequence ATGCTGGGGCCAAACCGCACCTCCACGTCTGAATTCATCCTCGTCGGCTTCTCCACCTTCCCGCAGCAGCTCCTGCCCGTCTTCTTCCTGCTGTTCCTGCTGATGTATCTGTTCACGCTGCTGGGCAACCTGCTCATCACGGCCACCGTCTGGAGCGAGCGCAGCCTCCACACGCCCATGTACCTCTTCCTGTGCGCCCTGTCCGTCTCCGAGGTCCTGTACACCGTGGCCGTCATCCCGCGCGTGCTGGCCGACCTGCTGTCAGCCCACCGCTCCATCACCCTCCCGGCCTGTGCCGGCCAGATGTTCTCCTCCTTCACGTTCGGCTTCACCCACTCCTTCCTGCTCACCGTCATGGGCTACGACCGCTACGTGGCCATCTGCCACCCCCTGTGCTACCACGTGCTCACGAGCCCTCGTGGCTGTGCCTGCCTGGTGGGCTGGTCCTGGGCTGGTGGCTCAGTCATGGGGATGGTGGTGACCACGGCCATTTTCCAACTCTCCTTCTGTGGACCCAATGAGATCCAGCATTTCTTCTGCCACGTGCCACCACTGTTGAAGTTGGCCTGTGGAAACAATGTACCAGCTGTGGCCCTGGGTGTGGGTTTGGTGTGCATCACAGCTCTGCTGGGctgcttcctcctcatcctcctctcctACGCCTTCATCGTGGCCTCCATCTTGAAGATCCCATCTGCTGAAGGTCGGCAcaaggccttctccacctgtgcGTCCCACCTTATTGTGGTCATTGTGCACTATGGCTTTGCCTCTGTCATCTACCTCAAGCCGAAGGGTCCCCACTCTCAGGAAGGTGACACCCTAATGGCCACCACCTACACGGTCCTCACACCTTTCCTCAGCCCCATCATCTTCAGCCTCAGGAACAAGGAGCTGAAGGTCGCCCTGAAGAAGACCTTCCTCAGCAAACTCCATTCCTCAGGCACCTGA